A single Glycine soja cultivar W05 chromosome 14, ASM419377v2, whole genome shotgun sequence DNA region contains:
- the LOC114382988 gene encoding uncharacterized protein LOC114382988 isoform X2 — protein sequence MYRFCFRTRPLLRFHLHRNISSSRKPIINPTNTTLENSQIAPQPNTDHRHTLSPVHSKSLSRIFVVALSAVSISAVVASAALLSDSDRGGGTNPLYEGAERAARKAADSCDRIFQHAKRTGVAAAVLWKSLRSVLSSANHEVRSGFEIRVAALLADISAANSGRRAAIVGAGGGAVVDWLLDSVAVAKDGGATQAESARALAYLIADPNVSAAVLGRPHAVPSLLRFIFSCQPRRSKNNKHSRHSAFDISDSLKGRSMLVAAIMDIVTSSCDNAEEVSFKPSLPGNAEIRDIAAALEVIEDGGLHLDEPPEGEDDGGGLGRKGIGIKILEGTPVLGLSRTNSDACHEELKHQTPKTLIYPNKYDNSPEQKNVSSAVVPGLWDDLHCEHVAVPFATWALANWATASQLNRSRIQELDRDGNAIMSALMAQERSVKWHASLVVWLLLEDRNTPLNESVSDWASSLLSTISQACKHEDVSLAQVASSAFLLSVERSPGVQKVVMEKGVNPMRDIAKQMTKHKQVQEPMAKALELVCTGELRLSLEESQKWSGILLPWVFGKFSSDTIRSSAIKILSQILEDYGPTCVPLSQGWLAMMLSEVQSSIKKSNDKGTNQPKSDNVKTLINNANIASAAQVANQLSSAVVNLAAKQLGNASNSGDASPLADFLSLEPLAGPFRSLKKDNLPKLDAADSALATLKGIKALTEVCAEDSVCQDMIVDFGILCLLRRFLLSDDYEKLAAIEAYDASSRAHEGKERISNVDGEPAISDVNDPASVRVPPTAHIRKHAARLLTILSLLPRVKKVITVDETWCKWLDDCANGRIPGCSDLKMQSYARAALLNMFCNDQPNGKSESGRGGPSDGGVKNYRNSCPRYDDMIFLINSHLPHWKCPKETDQQEAFSKEISLFTSTEMGDVIESVNGSNCSISNDSTKNNPDADCPPLDIVFVHGLRGGPYKTWRIAEEKSSTSSPLVEKIDEEAGKLGTFWPGEWLSSDFPEARMFTLKYKTNLTQWSGASLPLQEVSSMLLEKLVAAGIGNRPVVFVTHSMGGLVVKQILHKAKEERFDNLMKNTIGIVFYSCPHFGSKLADMPWRMGFVLRPAPTIGELRSGSSRLIELNDYIRHLHKKGLLDVLSFCETKVTPIVEGYGGWAFRTEIVPIESAYPGFGELVVLESTDHINSCKPVSRLDPSYTETLKFLQKLKACHA from the exons atgtatagatTCTGTTTTAGAACTCGACCCCTTCTTCGCTTCCATCTTCATCGCAACATTTCTTCTTCAAGAAAACCTATCATCAATCCAACAAATACAACTTTAGAAAATTCCCAAATTGCCCCTCAGCCAAATACCGATCACCGCCACACGCTCTCTCCCGTCCATTCCAAATCTCTCTCTCGCATCTTCGTAGTTGCTCTCTCCGCCGTCTCCATCTCCGCCGTCGTCGCCTCCGCCGCGCTCCTCTCCGATTCCGATCGCGGCGGAGGAACGAATCCACTGTACGAGGGCGCGGAGCGCGCCGCGCGCAAGGCGGCGGACTCCTGCGACCGGATCTTCCAACACGCGAAGCGCACCGGCGTCGCCGCCGCGGTACTCTGGAAGTCGCTGCGGTCGGTGCTGTCCTCGGCGAATCACGAGGTCCGCTCCGGCTTCGAGATTCGCGTCGCGGCGCTGCTCGCGGACATCTCCGCCGCGAACTCCGGCCGCAGAGCCGCGATCGTCGGGGCAGGCGGCGGCGCCGTCGTGGACTGGCTGCTGGATTCGGTGGCGGTTGCGAAGGACGGCGGCGCCACGCAGGCGGAGTCCGCGAGGGCGCTGGCTTATCTGATTGCGGACCCTAACGTGTCTGCGGCGGTTCTTGGGAGACCTCACGCGGTTCCGAGTCTTCTGAGGTTCATCTTCTCGTGCCAGCCTCGGCGTTCTAAGAATAACAAG CATTCAAGACATAGTGCATTTGATATTTCTGATTCTTTGAAAGGCAGGAGCATGCTTGTTGCTGCCATTATGGATATCGTTACATCCAGTTGTGACAATGCTGAAGAGGTATCTTTTAAGCCATCATTGCCTGGAAATGCTGAAATCAGAGACATTGCTGCAGCCCTAGAAGTTATTGAGGACGGGGGTTTGCACTTGGATGAGCCACCTGAAGGTGAAGATGATGGTGGTGGGTTGGGAAGGAAAGGGATTGGAATCAAGATACTTGAAGGTACCCCTGTTTTAGGGCTTTCAAGGACCAATAGTGATGCTTGTCACGAAGAACTGAAGCATCAAACTCCTAAAACTCTCATATATCCAAATAAGTATGACAATTCACCGGAACAAAAGAATGTGTCTTCTGCTGTTGTTCCTGGTCTCTGGGATGATTTGCACTGTGAACATGTTGCTGTTCCTTTTGCCACCTGGGCATTGGCAAATTGGGCAACAGCATCACAGTTGAATAGATCTCGTATTCAGGAACTGGATCGAGATGGAAATGCTATCATGTCTGCTTTAATGGCACAGGAGAGGTCTGTTAAATGGCATGCAAGTTTGGTGGTGTGGTTGCTATTAGAAGATCGCAATACACCTTTGAATGAATCTGTTTCTGATTGGGCTTCCAGTCTTCTTTCTACTATATCTCAAGCATGCAAGCATGAAGACGTTTCTTTGGCTCAGGTAGCTTCATCTGCCTTTCTCTTATCTGTTGAGAGGAGCCCTGGAGTGCAGAAGGTAGTGATGGAGAAGGGTGTTAATCCAATGAGAGACATCGCCAAACAGATGACAAAGCATAAGCAGGTTCAAGAACCAATGGCAAAGGCATTGGAGCTAGTTTGTACTGGGGAGCTGCGTTTGTCTCTTGAAGAGAGTCAAAAATGGTCAGGCATTcttcttccttgggtttttggAAAATTTTCCTCTGATACTATACGATCTTCAGCCATAAAGATTCTTTCTCAGATCTTGGAAGACTATGGACCAACATGTGTACCACTTTCTCAAGGATGGTTAGCCATGATGCTGTCTGAAGTACAAAGTTCTATAAAGAAATCAAATGATAAAGGAACCAACCAACCTAAGAGTGATAATGTAAAg ACGTTAATCAATAATGCAAATATTGCTTCTGCTGCACAAGTTGCCAATCAACTATCTAGTGCCGTTGTTAATCTGGCAGCTAAACAGTTGGGAAATGCATCTAATTCTGGGGATGCATCCCCACTGGCAGATTTTCTGTCTCTGGAACCTTTAGCAGGACCATTTAGaagtttaaaaaaagataatcttCCTAAATTAGATGCTGCAGATTCTGCCTTGGCAACCCTGAAAGGAATTAAAGCTTTGACTGAAGTTTGTGCTGAAGATTCTGTGTGTCAGGACATGATAGTTGATTTTGGGATTTTATGTTTGCTGAGGCGCTTTTTATTGAGTGATGATTATGAGAAACTGGCTGCTATTGAGGCTTATGATGCATCATCTAGAGCACATGAGGGGAAGGAGCGGATATCAAATGTAGATGGGGAACCGGCTATATCAGATGTAAATGATCCAGCTAGTGTCCGAGTTCCTCCTACAGCTCATATCCGCAAGCATGCAGCTCGGTTATTGACCATCCTCTCACTGCTTCCCAGAGTCAAGAAGGTTATCACAGTTGATGAAACTTGGTGCAAATGGCTTGATGATTGTGCTAATGGGCGGATTCCAGGTTGCAGTGACCTTAAAATGCAAAGCTATGCCAGGGCAGcacttttaaatatgttttgcaATGACCAGCCTAATGGAAAATCTGAAAGTGGAAGAGGAGGCCCTTCTGATGGTGGtgtaaaaaattataggaactCGTGTCCTCGTTATGATGACATGATATTCTTGATAAATTCTCATCTTCCCCACTGGAAATGTCCCAAAGAAACAGATCAACAAGAAGCTTTCTCAAAGGAGATATCTCTGTTTACTTCTACTGAAATGGGGGATGTAATAGAATCCGTGAATGGCAGCAACTGTTCTATTTCTAATGATTCAACTAAAAACAACCCAGATGCAGATTGCCCTCCACTAGACATAGTTTTTGTCCATGGTCTACGTGGTGGGCCTTACAAAACTTGGCGTATAGCTGAGGAGAAATCCTCAACTTCATCACCTTTGGTGGAGAAGATTGATGAGGAAGCAGGAAAGCTTGGAACCTTTTGGCCTGGTGAATGGCTTTCCAGTGATTTTCCTGAGGCTCGGATGTttaccctaaaatacaag ACTAATCTCACACAATGGTCTGGAGCTAGCTTGCCTCTTCAG GAAGTTAGTTCTATGCTATTGGAGAAGCTTGTTGCTGCAGGAATTGGGAATCGACCTGTTGTTTTTGTTACTCACAG TATGGGTGGCCTGGTTGTGAAGCAGATTCTTCATAAAGCAAAGGAAGAAAGATTTGATAATCTCATGAAAAATACAATAGGAATT GTTTTTTATAGCTGCCCGCATTTTGGTAGCAAACTTGCAGATATGCCTTGGCGAATGGGCTTTGTGCTTCGTCCTGCTCCAACA ATAGGAGAGCTAagaagtggatcttcaagactGATAGAGCTTAATGACTATATTCGTCACCTTCATAAGAAAGGGTTGCTTGATGTCCTCAGCTTTTGTGAG ACCAAGGTAACTCCAATAGTTGAAGGTTATGGTGGATGGGCCTTTCGAACTGAAATTGTACCAATTGAGTCAGCATATCCTGGATTTGGGGAATTAGTT GTATTGGAGTCAACGGATCACATAAATTCTTGCAAACCAGTGAGCCGTTTAGACCCTTCTTACACGGAGACATTAAAGTTCTTGCAGAAATTAAAAGCATGCCATGCCTGA
- the LOC114382988 gene encoding uncharacterized protein LOC114382988 isoform X1, with translation MYRFCFRTRPLLRFHLHRNISSSRKPIINPTNTTLENSQIAPQPNTDHRHTLSPVHSKSLSRIFVVALSAVSISAVVASAALLSDSDRGGGTNPLYEGAERAARKAADSCDRIFQHAKRTGVAAAVLWKSLRSVLSSANHEVRSGFEIRVAALLADISAANSGRRAAIVGAGGGAVVDWLLDSVAVAKDGGATQAESARALAYLIADPNVSAAVLGRPHAVPSLLRFIFSCQPRRSKNNKKHSRHSAFDISDSLKGRSMLVAAIMDIVTSSCDNAEEVSFKPSLPGNAEIRDIAAALEVIEDGGLHLDEPPEGEDDGGGLGRKGIGIKILEGTPVLGLSRTNSDACHEELKHQTPKTLIYPNKYDNSPEQKNVSSAVVPGLWDDLHCEHVAVPFATWALANWATASQLNRSRIQELDRDGNAIMSALMAQERSVKWHASLVVWLLLEDRNTPLNESVSDWASSLLSTISQACKHEDVSLAQVASSAFLLSVERSPGVQKVVMEKGVNPMRDIAKQMTKHKQVQEPMAKALELVCTGELRLSLEESQKWSGILLPWVFGKFSSDTIRSSAIKILSQILEDYGPTCVPLSQGWLAMMLSEVQSSIKKSNDKGTNQPKSDNVKTLINNANIASAAQVANQLSSAVVNLAAKQLGNASNSGDASPLADFLSLEPLAGPFRSLKKDNLPKLDAADSALATLKGIKALTEVCAEDSVCQDMIVDFGILCLLRRFLLSDDYEKLAAIEAYDASSRAHEGKERISNVDGEPAISDVNDPASVRVPPTAHIRKHAARLLTILSLLPRVKKVITVDETWCKWLDDCANGRIPGCSDLKMQSYARAALLNMFCNDQPNGKSESGRGGPSDGGVKNYRNSCPRYDDMIFLINSHLPHWKCPKETDQQEAFSKEISLFTSTEMGDVIESVNGSNCSISNDSTKNNPDADCPPLDIVFVHGLRGGPYKTWRIAEEKSSTSSPLVEKIDEEAGKLGTFWPGEWLSSDFPEARMFTLKYKTNLTQWSGASLPLQEVSSMLLEKLVAAGIGNRPVVFVTHSMGGLVVKQILHKAKEERFDNLMKNTIGIVFYSCPHFGSKLADMPWRMGFVLRPAPTIGELRSGSSRLIELNDYIRHLHKKGLLDVLSFCETKVTPIVEGYGGWAFRTEIVPIESAYPGFGELVVLESTDHINSCKPVSRLDPSYTETLKFLQKLKACHA, from the exons atgtatagatTCTGTTTTAGAACTCGACCCCTTCTTCGCTTCCATCTTCATCGCAACATTTCTTCTTCAAGAAAACCTATCATCAATCCAACAAATACAACTTTAGAAAATTCCCAAATTGCCCCTCAGCCAAATACCGATCACCGCCACACGCTCTCTCCCGTCCATTCCAAATCTCTCTCTCGCATCTTCGTAGTTGCTCTCTCCGCCGTCTCCATCTCCGCCGTCGTCGCCTCCGCCGCGCTCCTCTCCGATTCCGATCGCGGCGGAGGAACGAATCCACTGTACGAGGGCGCGGAGCGCGCCGCGCGCAAGGCGGCGGACTCCTGCGACCGGATCTTCCAACACGCGAAGCGCACCGGCGTCGCCGCCGCGGTACTCTGGAAGTCGCTGCGGTCGGTGCTGTCCTCGGCGAATCACGAGGTCCGCTCCGGCTTCGAGATTCGCGTCGCGGCGCTGCTCGCGGACATCTCCGCCGCGAACTCCGGCCGCAGAGCCGCGATCGTCGGGGCAGGCGGCGGCGCCGTCGTGGACTGGCTGCTGGATTCGGTGGCGGTTGCGAAGGACGGCGGCGCCACGCAGGCGGAGTCCGCGAGGGCGCTGGCTTATCTGATTGCGGACCCTAACGTGTCTGCGGCGGTTCTTGGGAGACCTCACGCGGTTCCGAGTCTTCTGAGGTTCATCTTCTCGTGCCAGCCTCGGCGTTCTAAGAATAACAAG AAGCATTCAAGACATAGTGCATTTGATATTTCTGATTCTTTGAAAGGCAGGAGCATGCTTGTTGCTGCCATTATGGATATCGTTACATCCAGTTGTGACAATGCTGAAGAGGTATCTTTTAAGCCATCATTGCCTGGAAATGCTGAAATCAGAGACATTGCTGCAGCCCTAGAAGTTATTGAGGACGGGGGTTTGCACTTGGATGAGCCACCTGAAGGTGAAGATGATGGTGGTGGGTTGGGAAGGAAAGGGATTGGAATCAAGATACTTGAAGGTACCCCTGTTTTAGGGCTTTCAAGGACCAATAGTGATGCTTGTCACGAAGAACTGAAGCATCAAACTCCTAAAACTCTCATATATCCAAATAAGTATGACAATTCACCGGAACAAAAGAATGTGTCTTCTGCTGTTGTTCCTGGTCTCTGGGATGATTTGCACTGTGAACATGTTGCTGTTCCTTTTGCCACCTGGGCATTGGCAAATTGGGCAACAGCATCACAGTTGAATAGATCTCGTATTCAGGAACTGGATCGAGATGGAAATGCTATCATGTCTGCTTTAATGGCACAGGAGAGGTCTGTTAAATGGCATGCAAGTTTGGTGGTGTGGTTGCTATTAGAAGATCGCAATACACCTTTGAATGAATCTGTTTCTGATTGGGCTTCCAGTCTTCTTTCTACTATATCTCAAGCATGCAAGCATGAAGACGTTTCTTTGGCTCAGGTAGCTTCATCTGCCTTTCTCTTATCTGTTGAGAGGAGCCCTGGAGTGCAGAAGGTAGTGATGGAGAAGGGTGTTAATCCAATGAGAGACATCGCCAAACAGATGACAAAGCATAAGCAGGTTCAAGAACCAATGGCAAAGGCATTGGAGCTAGTTTGTACTGGGGAGCTGCGTTTGTCTCTTGAAGAGAGTCAAAAATGGTCAGGCATTcttcttccttgggtttttggAAAATTTTCCTCTGATACTATACGATCTTCAGCCATAAAGATTCTTTCTCAGATCTTGGAAGACTATGGACCAACATGTGTACCACTTTCTCAAGGATGGTTAGCCATGATGCTGTCTGAAGTACAAAGTTCTATAAAGAAATCAAATGATAAAGGAACCAACCAACCTAAGAGTGATAATGTAAAg ACGTTAATCAATAATGCAAATATTGCTTCTGCTGCACAAGTTGCCAATCAACTATCTAGTGCCGTTGTTAATCTGGCAGCTAAACAGTTGGGAAATGCATCTAATTCTGGGGATGCATCCCCACTGGCAGATTTTCTGTCTCTGGAACCTTTAGCAGGACCATTTAGaagtttaaaaaaagataatcttCCTAAATTAGATGCTGCAGATTCTGCCTTGGCAACCCTGAAAGGAATTAAAGCTTTGACTGAAGTTTGTGCTGAAGATTCTGTGTGTCAGGACATGATAGTTGATTTTGGGATTTTATGTTTGCTGAGGCGCTTTTTATTGAGTGATGATTATGAGAAACTGGCTGCTATTGAGGCTTATGATGCATCATCTAGAGCACATGAGGGGAAGGAGCGGATATCAAATGTAGATGGGGAACCGGCTATATCAGATGTAAATGATCCAGCTAGTGTCCGAGTTCCTCCTACAGCTCATATCCGCAAGCATGCAGCTCGGTTATTGACCATCCTCTCACTGCTTCCCAGAGTCAAGAAGGTTATCACAGTTGATGAAACTTGGTGCAAATGGCTTGATGATTGTGCTAATGGGCGGATTCCAGGTTGCAGTGACCTTAAAATGCAAAGCTATGCCAGGGCAGcacttttaaatatgttttgcaATGACCAGCCTAATGGAAAATCTGAAAGTGGAAGAGGAGGCCCTTCTGATGGTGGtgtaaaaaattataggaactCGTGTCCTCGTTATGATGACATGATATTCTTGATAAATTCTCATCTTCCCCACTGGAAATGTCCCAAAGAAACAGATCAACAAGAAGCTTTCTCAAAGGAGATATCTCTGTTTACTTCTACTGAAATGGGGGATGTAATAGAATCCGTGAATGGCAGCAACTGTTCTATTTCTAATGATTCAACTAAAAACAACCCAGATGCAGATTGCCCTCCACTAGACATAGTTTTTGTCCATGGTCTACGTGGTGGGCCTTACAAAACTTGGCGTATAGCTGAGGAGAAATCCTCAACTTCATCACCTTTGGTGGAGAAGATTGATGAGGAAGCAGGAAAGCTTGGAACCTTTTGGCCTGGTGAATGGCTTTCCAGTGATTTTCCTGAGGCTCGGATGTttaccctaaaatacaag ACTAATCTCACACAATGGTCTGGAGCTAGCTTGCCTCTTCAG GAAGTTAGTTCTATGCTATTGGAGAAGCTTGTTGCTGCAGGAATTGGGAATCGACCTGTTGTTTTTGTTACTCACAG TATGGGTGGCCTGGTTGTGAAGCAGATTCTTCATAAAGCAAAGGAAGAAAGATTTGATAATCTCATGAAAAATACAATAGGAATT GTTTTTTATAGCTGCCCGCATTTTGGTAGCAAACTTGCAGATATGCCTTGGCGAATGGGCTTTGTGCTTCGTCCTGCTCCAACA ATAGGAGAGCTAagaagtggatcttcaagactGATAGAGCTTAATGACTATATTCGTCACCTTCATAAGAAAGGGTTGCTTGATGTCCTCAGCTTTTGTGAG ACCAAGGTAACTCCAATAGTTGAAGGTTATGGTGGATGGGCCTTTCGAACTGAAATTGTACCAATTGAGTCAGCATATCCTGGATTTGGGGAATTAGTT GTATTGGAGTCAACGGATCACATAAATTCTTGCAAACCAGTGAGCCGTTTAGACCCTTCTTACACGGAGACATTAAAGTTCTTGCAGAAATTAAAAGCATGCCATGCCTGA
- the LOC114382988 gene encoding uncharacterized protein LOC114382988 isoform X4, with amino-acid sequence MLVAAIMDIVTSSCDNAEEVSFKPSLPGNAEIRDIAAALEVIEDGGLHLDEPPEGEDDGGGLGRKGIGIKILEGTPVLGLSRTNSDACHEELKHQTPKTLIYPNKYDNSPEQKNVSSAVVPGLWDDLHCEHVAVPFATWALANWATASQLNRSRIQELDRDGNAIMSALMAQERSVKWHASLVVWLLLEDRNTPLNESVSDWASSLLSTISQACKHEDVSLAQVASSAFLLSVERSPGVQKVVMEKGVNPMRDIAKQMTKHKQVQEPMAKALELVCTGELRLSLEESQKWSGILLPWVFGKFSSDTIRSSAIKILSQILEDYGPTCVPLSQGWLAMMLSEVQSSIKKSNDKGTNQPKSDNVKTLINNANIASAAQVANQLSSAVVNLAAKQLGNASNSGDASPLADFLSLEPLAGPFRSLKKDNLPKLDAADSALATLKGIKALTEVCAEDSVCQDMIVDFGILCLLRRFLLSDDYEKLAAIEAYDASSRAHEGKERISNVDGEPAISDVNDPASVRVPPTAHIRKHAARLLTILSLLPRVKKVITVDETWCKWLDDCANGRIPGCSDLKMQSYARAALLNMFCNDQPNGKSESGRGGPSDGGVKNYRNSCPRYDDMIFLINSHLPHWKCPKETDQQEAFSKEISLFTSTEMGDVIESVNGSNCSISNDSTKNNPDADCPPLDIVFVHGLRGGPYKTWRIAEEKSSTSSPLVEKIDEEAGKLGTFWPGEWLSSDFPEARMFTLKYKTNLTQWSGASLPLQEVSSMLLEKLVAAGIGNRPVVFVTHSMGGLVVKQILHKAKEERFDNLMKNTIGIVFYSCPHFGSKLADMPWRMGFVLRPAPTIGELRSGSSRLIELNDYIRHLHKKGLLDVLSFCETKVTPIVEGYGGWAFRTEIVPIESAYPGFGELVVLESTDHINSCKPVSRLDPSYTETLKFLQKLKACHA; translated from the exons ATGCTTGTTGCTGCCATTATGGATATCGTTACATCCAGTTGTGACAATGCTGAAGAGGTATCTTTTAAGCCATCATTGCCTGGAAATGCTGAAATCAGAGACATTGCTGCAGCCCTAGAAGTTATTGAGGACGGGGGTTTGCACTTGGATGAGCCACCTGAAGGTGAAGATGATGGTGGTGGGTTGGGAAGGAAAGGGATTGGAATCAAGATACTTGAAGGTACCCCTGTTTTAGGGCTTTCAAGGACCAATAGTGATGCTTGTCACGAAGAACTGAAGCATCAAACTCCTAAAACTCTCATATATCCAAATAAGTATGACAATTCACCGGAACAAAAGAATGTGTCTTCTGCTGTTGTTCCTGGTCTCTGGGATGATTTGCACTGTGAACATGTTGCTGTTCCTTTTGCCACCTGGGCATTGGCAAATTGGGCAACAGCATCACAGTTGAATAGATCTCGTATTCAGGAACTGGATCGAGATGGAAATGCTATCATGTCTGCTTTAATGGCACAGGAGAGGTCTGTTAAATGGCATGCAAGTTTGGTGGTGTGGTTGCTATTAGAAGATCGCAATACACCTTTGAATGAATCTGTTTCTGATTGGGCTTCCAGTCTTCTTTCTACTATATCTCAAGCATGCAAGCATGAAGACGTTTCTTTGGCTCAGGTAGCTTCATCTGCCTTTCTCTTATCTGTTGAGAGGAGCCCTGGAGTGCAGAAGGTAGTGATGGAGAAGGGTGTTAATCCAATGAGAGACATCGCCAAACAGATGACAAAGCATAAGCAGGTTCAAGAACCAATGGCAAAGGCATTGGAGCTAGTTTGTACTGGGGAGCTGCGTTTGTCTCTTGAAGAGAGTCAAAAATGGTCAGGCATTcttcttccttgggtttttggAAAATTTTCCTCTGATACTATACGATCTTCAGCCATAAAGATTCTTTCTCAGATCTTGGAAGACTATGGACCAACATGTGTACCACTTTCTCAAGGATGGTTAGCCATGATGCTGTCTGAAGTACAAAGTTCTATAAAGAAATCAAATGATAAAGGAACCAACCAACCTAAGAGTGATAATGTAAAg ACGTTAATCAATAATGCAAATATTGCTTCTGCTGCACAAGTTGCCAATCAACTATCTAGTGCCGTTGTTAATCTGGCAGCTAAACAGTTGGGAAATGCATCTAATTCTGGGGATGCATCCCCACTGGCAGATTTTCTGTCTCTGGAACCTTTAGCAGGACCATTTAGaagtttaaaaaaagataatcttCCTAAATTAGATGCTGCAGATTCTGCCTTGGCAACCCTGAAAGGAATTAAAGCTTTGACTGAAGTTTGTGCTGAAGATTCTGTGTGTCAGGACATGATAGTTGATTTTGGGATTTTATGTTTGCTGAGGCGCTTTTTATTGAGTGATGATTATGAGAAACTGGCTGCTATTGAGGCTTATGATGCATCATCTAGAGCACATGAGGGGAAGGAGCGGATATCAAATGTAGATGGGGAACCGGCTATATCAGATGTAAATGATCCAGCTAGTGTCCGAGTTCCTCCTACAGCTCATATCCGCAAGCATGCAGCTCGGTTATTGACCATCCTCTCACTGCTTCCCAGAGTCAAGAAGGTTATCACAGTTGATGAAACTTGGTGCAAATGGCTTGATGATTGTGCTAATGGGCGGATTCCAGGTTGCAGTGACCTTAAAATGCAAAGCTATGCCAGGGCAGcacttttaaatatgttttgcaATGACCAGCCTAATGGAAAATCTGAAAGTGGAAGAGGAGGCCCTTCTGATGGTGGtgtaaaaaattataggaactCGTGTCCTCGTTATGATGACATGATATTCTTGATAAATTCTCATCTTCCCCACTGGAAATGTCCCAAAGAAACAGATCAACAAGAAGCTTTCTCAAAGGAGATATCTCTGTTTACTTCTACTGAAATGGGGGATGTAATAGAATCCGTGAATGGCAGCAACTGTTCTATTTCTAATGATTCAACTAAAAACAACCCAGATGCAGATTGCCCTCCACTAGACATAGTTTTTGTCCATGGTCTACGTGGTGGGCCTTACAAAACTTGGCGTATAGCTGAGGAGAAATCCTCAACTTCATCACCTTTGGTGGAGAAGATTGATGAGGAAGCAGGAAAGCTTGGAACCTTTTGGCCTGGTGAATGGCTTTCCAGTGATTTTCCTGAGGCTCGGATGTttaccctaaaatacaag ACTAATCTCACACAATGGTCTGGAGCTAGCTTGCCTCTTCAG GAAGTTAGTTCTATGCTATTGGAGAAGCTTGTTGCTGCAGGAATTGGGAATCGACCTGTTGTTTTTGTTACTCACAG TATGGGTGGCCTGGTTGTGAAGCAGATTCTTCATAAAGCAAAGGAAGAAAGATTTGATAATCTCATGAAAAATACAATAGGAATT GTTTTTTATAGCTGCCCGCATTTTGGTAGCAAACTTGCAGATATGCCTTGGCGAATGGGCTTTGTGCTTCGTCCTGCTCCAACA ATAGGAGAGCTAagaagtggatcttcaagactGATAGAGCTTAATGACTATATTCGTCACCTTCATAAGAAAGGGTTGCTTGATGTCCTCAGCTTTTGTGAG ACCAAGGTAACTCCAATAGTTGAAGGTTATGGTGGATGGGCCTTTCGAACTGAAATTGTACCAATTGAGTCAGCATATCCTGGATTTGGGGAATTAGTT GTATTGGAGTCAACGGATCACATAAATTCTTGCAAACCAGTGAGCCGTTTAGACCCTTCTTACACGGAGACATTAAAGTTCTTGCAGAAATTAAAAGCATGCCATGCCTGA